The Heyndrickxia acidicola sequence TAGTTAAAGAACCTAACAAGGCAGCAACAGGCATTGATCCCATCATCCCTAGTTTAGTCTTTTTAAGCCACTTATAAGAATATCCAGCGAATATACCAATCAATATTCTAGGAAGAACAGAAATGAGAGGATTGACAAATATAATTGGTGCAATAGGGCTTGTCGGATCTGAAAAAGCCCTTATAAAAGTAATTAGTCCCCATACTCCCCCAATAATGGCTCCATCTTTAGGACCCAAAACAAAGGCGGTAATAATAACTGTAATTTGAATAATCGTTAAGCTTAAAGGCCCAATTGGAATATATCCGAGAAAAGGAATGAATGTTTGTAAAACAATTATAGCAATAAGTACACCTAATACAGTAATTCGATATGTTTTATTTTGTCTTTTAGTTTGATTCACTGGCGTCCCCTTTTGTATCACATTATTATTATTTTGATTACTTTAACACTATTATAATTAATATTGTTTTCTTATACCAGAATATAGCTGAATAAGCCTGCTATCTCAAATAGCCCCGTAATGCTTATACATGATAATTTCCACCTATTCTTAGTTACCTTTACATTCTCATTAAGAAACTTTACCTTCTGCACCAAAAAAGCTACTCGAGTAGTGACAGCCGAATATCGATTCTCTATATTTTTTAAAGCAGTTTTATTCCACTTAAAATGATTAAAATTGCAACAAAACCTTTTAAAGGTCTTGCAGGAAATTTTGCTGATATCTTACTTCTAATAATCACTCCGGGAATAGAACCCACTGATAAATTTCCGATTAACAGATAGTTTACATTTGCGTAAGTAATAGGAAGTAATCCGGTAGGAGTGACTAAAAGAAAGGCGTGAGTAATATCAGTGCCCACCATCTCAGAAGCTGTCATTCTGTATAGAAAGATCATAGCAACTGCAAATAAAGAACCTGAACTGAGAGAAGTACACCAACTATAAATTCAAAAATACAACCGATCAATATTGTTAAACCTTTCTTTTCTTTCACGATCTTAATTACCATTGATTTGGCCGAATTTTTTTTCAGAGAATGTGCGAGAGGAAATAAACGAAGTGTCGCAAGTGCTCCATTCCCCTTCACATCTTTAAACACTTGGCGAAGCTCTGGAAAAACAATATCTACCCACCGAATTATTTGATTAATAGAACTTACAAGACGCTTGACCACCACGTCCCGATTGGACATAAAAACACGGAGTTTCTCTAATGATTCAAAAGTGCGCCGGACAAAAGCATAATAACCGTTTTATGACCATATCTGCCATCACCAAGGCATCCTTTTGACACTTATAGAGTATTATCTCGATTCTCTTTATTTCTCTTGACTAGGTGAGGGTTTACCGTCACTACCTCCACATTCTGTTTTAACAACCACTTTGAGAGATTGATCCAATAATACCCGGTAGGTTCCATGCCCAATATAGCTACATTAAGGTTATTTGTTCTTTGTGATGATATATCCATATAAAGAAACGTGTAAATCCCTCTGCATTATTATCAAATGTAAGTGGATCACCTATATAATGCCACGAAAGTTTACAGTCTAGCTACATGGAATTGTTGAGCAATATCCACACCGACCAAAGATGTTTATCAGAAATTCTTTCTATTAGTTGATTTTGTTTGTTTTGCATTTTGAACTTCATATAAGGGTTCCTCCTTAAGTAATGAGCTAGAGTGGTGTCTATACTCATATCATACTGAAGGAGCTCTATTTTTTTCAAAGTCGAAAAATAACACTCTACAGCAATGCTAACCTACCCCTTTGGTTTAAAATAAAAAAGCCACCAAAGAATGGCAGCTTGAATAAAGTATACTCTCTAAGATTGTTTTTACATTAAATATTCCTTTACACTTTGTTGTAATGTTCCCTTCTTTATTGCTTTATCATTAAAATTTATACCAAGATGAATCATCTTCTTTACCAGTTCGGGTCTCAATCCAGTAATAACCGCTTTACATCCCATCATATCAATTCCATCCAGCACTTTATCAAAAAGATGTATTACATCCATATCCATATCTATAATACCTGATAAGTCCATAATTAAGGTATTAATTCGAACCTTAGCAATATCAGTTAATACCTTCTCTTCAATGGTCTCCATCCGACAGGAATCAATTGTTCCTATTAAAGGGAGTATTGCAACGGCAGGGCTGATGGGAATAACTGGAACAGAAAGGTGTTCAACACTTTTTCTTTGGCTATGGATCAATTCATCTTTAAAATAGGAGTAGTTAAGAAAAAATGTATTTAAAAACTGATCAATGTTATTATTTATTTTTTTCTCTAATTCAAAAAAATCTTCCCTAATGCTAGGAAAACTCACTTTAGTTTGGTATTCATAAATTAACGTCCATAAGGTTCTTCTGATTGCCTGAACCCACTCAAGCTTAAAAGCTAAAGTAAGCGAGTGCTTCGCCCATAGAACCCCTTCCTGTTTGCCAAATGATACGATATCTGCATCCTTGTTTTCTAAGATATAAACAACAAGTTTTTCAGCATTTTTTAACAGATCAATATTACCTTGCTTTAGTATATCATTAATAACTTCTGCGACGTTTACTGCTTCTTTTAATAGCATTTGTTGAAAGAGGCCTCTTTTTTCCGTAATATAATCAATCATTGCTGCCTCAAAATGGTTCTCCATTTAATATTTCTCCTTCCCCAATTACCTTTTAATAGCCTTAATTTAAGCTGCTTAGGAGACTTACCTATTATTTCACTATAATAGTTCTATGTAACTAATAGCAAATTTGAACTTAGATGAAATTATCTCCATTAGCTTCCCAATAATTAGGCAAAAGTTTTGTTGAAGCTTAAGTTCGTGAAGTTGGGAAGTAATAAATTTTTTCCGTTACTAATATCGGGGTTTACTTGCATTGTAATAACTGCCGTGTGGTTTTTATTTTACGTTTCCATAATTTACCGTATCGGTGCTTTTATGAGCCTGAAATGCCAAAAGTAATTAAAGGAATTAAACGCACAGTTCGTCTTAAAATAGCCCTAGAAAAAGTTAAAATAAACATAGATATTATTTTTAAGTAAGATCCTTGTTCTCATCCAGGGGGCCCTTTTTTGTCCGGTAATTCATTTTTCTGTTAAACTAATGCTGCCCCGTTTGTTTAAGTACATTTCTTCACATACCTACACTCGGTGTAGAAGCCCCTCGTACTGAAAGAATTAAAAAGCACACAAATAGCTTAGCTTTCTGATATAGAGTGTAAAGCATCGGCAAAGCGTGCAATCCCTTTTTCAATTTCACTGTTTTCTCCCCTTCCAAAGGTAAATCGTACATAATTCTTTTGTGTGCCCATGACGCTTCCCGGCAAAAATGCCAACCCTTTTGTTAAAGATTCTTCTAGTAAACGAGTTGGGGTTACGTCTTCGTTTAACCGGCACCACAAGTGAATGCCGCCTTTTGGTGCATGGTAACTGACACGATTTCCAAGAGTATATCGAAGACTTGCCACGATAGCATCACGTCGTTTTTTCAACTCCCACTGTAACGATGTGATATGTTGATGAAATTGACTTGATTGTAAAAAATGATGGGCGATCCATTGGGGAAAGATGCTATGTCCAAAATCCACCTGTTGCTTGGCATCCGCTAATCTTTCAATCACTCTCTTGGGTCCTATAATCCAGCCGATTCGCAAACCGGACGCAACGATCTTAGACAACGAACTGATATAAAGGACGGTACCATTGGTATCCATGGATTTTAAAGTAGGAATGAAGGTCCCGTCAAAGGATGTCAAGCTGTATGGATCGTCCTCTATTATGGGCAGTCCCAGTTCTGAAGAGAGCTCAAGCAGTTGTTTCCTTCTTGTTAGAGACATGACGGTACCAGTGGGATTATGGTAAGTTGGATTTGTAAAGACCATTTTAATTCGGTGTTTTTTATGAAGGCTCCGTATATCTTCTGGATTCATGCCGTTATCGTCAACCGGCAACAAAAAAGTTTTAAGACCAGCAGACTGAAATATAGGCAATGAGTAGCAATAGGAAGGATCTTCAATCGCAACTGCATCCCCTGGTTTCAGTAGACACTGTATAACTAAATGGAGTGCCTGTTGTGCTCCGGATGTAATAAGAATGGACAAGGGTTCTGTGTCAATTTGCTTAGTTTCTTTAATGTGTGATGTAATCGTCTTCCGGAGTTCTAGATTACCCTGAGGATGGTCATATCCCAATGGTGCTTCAAAGGGCATTTCTGCAAGAATGGACTGAAATTCGGTAGCTGGAAATAGCTCAGGAGATAGTTCTCCACTAGAAAGATTGATTATGTCGTGTTCCTGCGTTTCATTCCGAATCTTTTGAACTAGGGGCAAATTAGGAAGAAAGGAACCATACTCCACATATCTCCCCCAGTTAGGGATACGTTTATGAGCGATCCCCCAAATATCGGAGCTTACCTGTGTGCCGCTACCCTTTTTTCTGATCACCACTCCAGCTGCAGCTAATTCCTCATAGGCAGCTACCACCGTACTTCTGTTAACTCCAAGTTCTATTGCCAGCTTCCGCTCAGATGGAAGCATGCTGTCTGGCAAGTATTCACCTGAAGCAATACCATGTTCAATATAATCAGCAATTTGCCTGTACACTGCTTTGTTTGCTTTTCTGTCCGGCTTCCAATTCATTCCGCTTGCACGCCCTTTCTAAATGTAAGTTATTATAATGAATTGGATGAGGAAAGTAAAGCTTGATTGGATGGTGCTTAATCAGGACCGACAACTTATAGTAGAATTATGTACCCTTTAAATGGGATGCTTTGATGTATTTTAGTAAGGTCCCTTTTTGCAATCTCCTTGGTAGTCCTAGTGCACATCTTTTGTATATTAATAAAAAGCTACCACAAAGGAAAAAGTCCAAGGCCAATCCAATATATTTAGAAACAACCTTATCAAAAGGAGAATAGAAGTCAATGAATGCTTTAGGTGTAGCTATTTGTATAGTGATCCCATTTATTGCTTTTTCATTAGCAATATGGGTATTTTATAAAAAAAATAAAGATTTCCTATAAAAAAGCATTTCTATTCTGAATGAAGGGAAAGAAGAAATGTAAGAAAATAGCTTTTTTCGTAATCGGATTGATTGCCATTGGTTCACTAGTAGGCACACTAGTACAGACCAGGCATGCTGATGAGAACTATAGTCAGGCTGCAAAAGGAAACATTGTCCGTCTTTCCCAGATTTATGGGGCAGTGGGAATCATTGCGCCTATCGGAATCACCCTTTTTATTTTTCTAAAATAGAAGGAATTTGCAATTGACAGGGAGTGGCGGGTTTTGGAAACGACAGATACAGAGAAAATCAATAGAATAATTAAGAAACATGTCATCCCTTTTGTTAAGGACATTGATACGCTCGGATATTATCCTGAGTCATTTTTAAGAGAGACTGGGAAAGCGGGTCTGCTTAATTCCTCTAAGCTGACTGAAGATCTAATCAGAAAGCGCGAAATTGGCCTAATTGAACAGGCTGCCAAGCACTGCATGACTTCCGCTTTTTTACTTTGGTGCCAATTGGCAGCCATAGCCTCTTTAAGATTGAGCCATAATTCTTCCATTAAAGATACCATACTGCCTTTGCTTGAATCAGGGGAAGGCCTTGCGGGTCCTGGCTTATCAAACGGACTAAAGTTTTATGCGGGAGTGGAACCAATTCGCTTGCAAGCGGTCCGGACGGAAGCTGGGTACAGGGTTACTGGCTCCTTGCCAAGTGTATCCAACTTGGATCAGGGCAACTGGCTTACAATTTTAGCCTCTGTAAATGAAAACAGAAGGATAATGGGGATATTACCTGTACAATCACAGGGCTTAAGTCTTAAAGAAAAGACCGGATTTATCGGAATGAATGGTACGAAAACTAATTCCTGTTCTTTCGATCAGGTTTTCCTGCCTGATAAATGGGTCATCACAGAGGAATCAGATGTATTTATTGAAAAGCTTCGTCCTACATTGGTTCTTTACCAAATTCCTTTGGGAATTGGGGTTTCCTCTGCGGCACTTACTTCTATGTATTATGCCAGGGGAAAAATGCCGGAATTACAATATTTAAAAGTGCAACCTGAAGAACTGGAACGGGATGTAGACGAAATTAGAAAACGAATTTATTGTCTAGCTGACTTGCCTAATCTACCAAAGGTTGGGAAAGAAATGCTTTTAACTAGATTAGATGTTGTTCATGTCACTTCCAAAGCGGTATACGGTGATATGTTATTCTCAGGTGGAAGAGCTTATCTTAAAGAAAGTTCCTCTTTTAGACGGCTTCGCGAGTCCTATTTCCTAGTGAATCTAACTCCAACTTTAAAGCAATTGGAAAAGCTGAAAGGAACTATAAAGGCAGGTCCATCTTGAATAACCTCGACAGAAACTATAATTTTAAACTAAGAGTAATTAATTGCTTGACCCCCCTGTATAGTAGACACTAAAAAATGACTACTCTACAGGTTATTTGTAAAACAGGTGTAAGGTATTGTTATGAATTGGATGGGGAAAGAAAAGTTATTTGGATGGTTCCATAAGATAAAAAAAATCCTATAATATATGTATCGCGCTAGGAAAGAGTATAATTTAGTAACTAACTCATTTCTTTTCTAACATTGAAGACCGCTTTCGGCGGTTTTCTTTTTTTAGATCATATATAAGCGAATCACAGTTCATTAGACTTATGGTTGAACCATAAAGAACCCCAAATAACAGATCGTTTTAGTCTCATGTACTATTTTCGTCGCTATTTCCGAATCGTTTAAACAATTCATAAAAAAGTATTGCAGATTAGCGAACATCAATAGGTAAAAAGTTTAAACCTTTGAACTTGACTCCCGCCACTCCTTTTTGATGTAATATCTTGTTCACTAAATGTTGTTTAGCTCTGGACATCACGACCAAGGAAAAACAACCATATAGTTTACTAACAACGAATTTGCAAATTTACATGTGAGTATTTTTTCAGATAAAACTCTAAGACATTTAAATTCTTCAACTTACTTCACATTTTCTTGCAGTACTGGATAATAGACTGAAGTAATCAGTTAATTACAGTTTTGCCGACACGCCTGTAACAACCGTATTCTTTGGTACATCCTTCGATACAACTGTCCCCTGTTCTCTCAAAAGCTTTAAACTATGCATTTGATTAAAAAAAGCGACTCAACTGTACTGTTTTTTTGGAATTTTCTTAAAATAACTTTCCTAAATAATATGGGATTTGGCGCCGCCACCATATCCAATCATGCGAAACATCTTCGCCCCAATCATCAAACCATGCTGGAATTTGTTTTTCTTCAAAGGCTTCTTTTAATGTAAAGTATGAAGAAAGCCCATCCTGTTCCCAATCACCCCGCCCGGTACAAATAATGATATCTGCTAAACGATATCGATCAATAAACCAGCCGTCATTTTGATTCCATATGTAATCACTCGGTGAATTTTGGTATACAAGCGGATCATTTCCGTAATCCCCAAAAAAGAAACGTACATCGTAAACACCGCTTAGTGCAACGGTTGTTTGGAAGACATCCGGATGCCTCAAGAAAAAGTTCAATGCATGATATGCCCCCATGCTACACCCTGTTGTCATCATCGGATCAAACCAGCCTGTTTTATGTTTAATAAACGGAATAGCTTCTGAAATCACATAACGGTCATATGCTTCGTGAGCTAATGCACGGTCATGCGCCCGTTTTGAGTCGTGCAGCCAACTTTCGCTATCTATACTGGCCAATGTAAAAAACTGAACTTTTCCGGATTCAATAAAGTCATGACAAACATCTATCATTCCAAAATCATTGTATTCAGTATGGGTCCCTCCAGATGAAGGAAAAACTACGATTGGCATGCCACCGTGCCCATATCTGTTCAACAGCATTTCACGTCCTAATTCGCCACTCCAATGGTTTAGCTGTTCTATATGCATAGAAAAATCTCCTTTCCCTATCTTTTTCGTTCATGTACAAAACGGATAATTTCATCAACTTCTTCTTGCGTATCTGCAATAATCGCATAAAATTGATTTCCTTGGAGGTTCGCAAACGCATCTGGAATGCGCTGTCCTGACTTCACACGAGCGCCAAATCGTTCATAAATAGCATTCTTATCATGCTTATACTCATACACATCACGCTGTGTTACACCGACACAAAACTGGTTTTCTGCCTCGGACTCCTTAAATTCTCCTCCTGTCACAAGAGAAGCATACTGAGCAAATAAATCAATGGAGTACGCGAAATTGTACATATCAATCGTGTAGCCGCCAGCCAAGCGATTATTGTATTCAAGTGCAACATAATCCCCATTTTCTAATTTAAAAAACTCAATATGGAAAAAGCGTTCTTTCATTCCAAAAGCTTTTACGATTGCCTTTCCATACGTTTCAAGCTTTGGATCAATTTCATTTTGAATCACATAAGCTAAATCCAACTGACCCTTAACGAGTTCCAGAGTTGGCACATTATATGTAAAGCTTGTTTGGAAAACAATGTTCCCTTTCTGATCGACTAAACCATCAAATGTACAAAGCACGCCCCCTTCTACAAATGGTTCTAGGAAGTACACTTGTGCTTCTCCCCATACTTCTTCAAAATGACGTACATCCTCTTCTGAATTTAGTTTAAAGGTTGCAGCTGATCCCACTCCATTATCTGGTTTAGCGATAACTGGCAGTCCTAATTCATCAATGGCTTTAGCTAACTCCTGTTTAGTTTTAACGATTCTTCCTTCTACAACAGGCACATCTGCTTCTTTAAACAGTTTCTTCATTTCAGATTTAAACTTAACTTTTTTCAAGTCATTCGTTTTATTGCCGAACACGTTAAATTGCTCACGCAACTGTGCATCAAGTTCTAACCAGTGCTCGTTATTGGATTCAATACGGTCAATTGGACCATGTTTATAAAATAAAAATGCAACAGCACGTTTCACTTCATCTAAATCTTCTAAATTATTCACACGATAATATTCTGTTAAAGAGTTTTGTAATTCGGAACCTAATTGATGATACGGCTCTTCGCCTATTCCTAAAACATTGACACCTGCTTCTTTTAAACGATGGGCAAATGTTTGAAAATTACCTGGATAATAGGGTGATATCAAAATATAATTCATAAAAAAGCTCCTTCCTCAGAATCAAATATTCATAGTTTTTAAAAATGATAAAATCCTTTAAACTTTAAATCAATTTAAACTTTGGAAATGTTCAATAAAATTAATGAATACCACCCCTGTTCAATATAATTATCCAGTTCTTTCAATACCACTTCTCACTTAAGAAACGTAAACATTCAGGTAAGCGTTTTGCCCAAGCTTTTTCATTATGTTCTTCATTCGCAAAAATAATATTTAAACGAATGCTATCAATTGGAACAGCTTAAGTGAACTGCCAATCATTGCTGTATGATACTTATCTGATTTAGTTCGGTAATGCTTATCGATAAACGGCTTCACGACTGTCATGACAAACTCAGCAAATTCCGATCCTCTTCCTCCTAGTTCAATATCTTCAGAAAGTGGGCTTTCAGTAATTTTCCAAGGCGTATATTCATTAATTCGATCTTGTCCAGCGTTATCTATCCCAACAATAATCATTCTCGGCAAATCCGGGTTTTGTTTAATTGCCGGAATTACTTTCCATGAATACCCGCTATAAGATTCACTACTGTAGAAAACATTTTGTCCATCATGCAAATAGACAACTGGAAAATTTTCAGACTCATCCTTATCATAATTTTTCGGCAATAAAACACGCACGCGACGTTTTTCATTTTTATAAGACATATGTAATTGATGTGTTTCTAGTATTAAATAAAAACAGGATTGATTCATTTTATCTTCTTACTCCTTGGATATTAAATTAAATCTTGAGAGCCCATTATTAAATACCATATGCTATTAACCCATCCTGTTATCATTTTGCCAGCCAAACACCAATGATATTATCTCTCGCTTGTGGTATTTCTCAAGGTGCTTGACTTCAAGTCTTTCTTCATTTTAACATTTCCATTTCAACTAATCTTCCGTTAGACCATAATAGAATTATTTCTTTAAAAAGGGATGATACATTTCAGGATTAATAATTATCTTTTCAGTCATTCTCAAGTTTAAACATAAAAAAGAGCCGGTTTCACTTCACCGACTGCCGCCTTTTTGTCCTATATTGTCATACCACCATTGTGTTGTCTCGATCTGGGTGCCAATTTGGTTAAAATTCTTGATATCTTAACAATCGAACATTTCCTTGACCCGACTCTAAAACACCCGAAGTCTTCATTCTTTCAACTGTGGTCCCTTTAGCAGTAGCAAGTACCTCTGCTTGTCCGAATTTCCCTTGGCTCCAACCATATTGATCAAACCAATTAAGGCAAAACAATGTATCTGCGTCCAGTTCATCATCTGACGCATTTAAATAAGCATCTACTACTCGATTAATGAGTTGGCAATGCAGTTCGAACAGACATGGGGTTATGGTGTAATTCGTTCCACCTTTGAATTGTATTCTAAGGGATGCAAACAGTTTTGACCAGTATGTCCGCTCCCCCCTCTATTACTGACTTTTCATTTTCAATTGTTTTAACCACTTCCAGAGTGGCTTTAGTTCC is a genomic window containing:
- a CDS encoding alpha/beta hydrolase; translated protein: MNQSCFYLILETHQLHMSYKNEKRRVRVLLPKNYDKDESENFPVVYLHDGQNVFYSSESYSGYSWKVIPAIKQNPDLPRMIIVGIDNAGQDRINEYTPWKITESPLSEDIELGGRGSEFAEFVMTVVKPFIDKHYRTKSDKYHTAMIGSSLKLFQLIAFV
- a CDS encoding ATP-grasp domain-containing protein, producing the protein MNYILISPYYPGNFQTFAHRLKEAGVNVLGIGEEPYHQLGSELQNSLTEYYRVNNLEDLDEVKRAVAFLFYKHGPIDRIESNNEHWLELDAQLREQFNVFGNKTNDLKKVKFKSEMKKLFKEADVPVVEGRIVKTKQELAKAIDELGLPVIAKPDNGVGSAATFKLNSEEDVRHFEEVWGEAQVYFLEPFVEGGVLCTFDGLVDQKGNIVFQTSFTYNVPTLELVKGQLDLAYVIQNEIDPKLETYGKAIVKAFGMKERFFHIEFFKLENGDYVALEYNNRLAGGYTIDMYNFAYSIDLFAQYASLVTGGEFKESEAENQFCVGVTQRDVYEYKHDKNAIYERFGARVKSGQRIPDAFANLQGNQFYAIIADTQEEVDEIIRFVHERKR
- a CDS encoding esterase family protein; translated protein: MHIEQLNHWSGELGREMLLNRYGHGGMPIVVFPSSGGTHTEYNDFGMIDVCHDFIESGKVQFFTLASIDSESWLHDSKRAHDRALAHEAYDRYVISEAIPFIKHKTGWFDPMMTTGCSMGAYHALNFFLRHPDVFQTTVALSGVYDVRFFFGDYGNDPLVYQNSPSDYIWNQNDGWFIDRYRLADIIICTGRGDWEQDGLSSYFTLKEAFEEKQIPAWFDDWGEDVSHDWIWWRRQIPYYLGKLF
- a CDS encoding ECF transporter S component: MNQTKRQNKTYRITVLGVLIAIIVLQTFIPFLGYIPIGPLSLTIIQITVIITAFVLGPKDGAIIGGVWGLITFIRAFSDPTSPIAPIIFVNPLISVLPRILIGIFAGYSYKWLKKTKLGMMGSMPVAALLGSLTNTILVLGLTYLFYKQPYAEALHMNVSKVLPALLSIVATNGIAEAIASFIVAPIISRPLLKLRQH
- a CDS encoding acyl-CoA/acyl-ACP dehydrogenase; translated protein: METTDTEKINRIIKKHVIPFVKDIDTLGYYPESFLRETGKAGLLNSSKLTEDLIRKREIGLIEQAAKHCMTSAFLLWCQLAAIASLRLSHNSSIKDTILPLLESGEGLAGPGLSNGLKFYAGVEPIRLQAVRTEAGYRVTGSLPSVSNLDQGNWLTILASVNENRRIMGILPVQSQGLSLKEKTGFIGMNGTKTNSCSFDQVFLPDKWVITEESDVFIEKLRPTLVLYQIPLGIGVSSAALTSMYYARGKMPELQYLKVQPEELERDVDEIRKRIYCLADLPNLPKVGKEMLLTRLDVVHVTSKAVYGDMLFSGGRAYLKESSSFRRLRESYFLVNLTPTLKQLEKLKGTIKAGPS
- a CDS encoding TSUP family transporter, coding for MIFLYRMTASEMVGTDITHAFLLVTPTGLLPITYANVNYLLIGNLSVGSIPGVIIRSKISAKFPARPLKGFVAILIILSGIKLL
- a CDS encoding PLP-dependent aminotransferase family protein; this translates as MNWKPDRKANKAVYRQIADYIEHGIASGEYLPDSMLPSERKLAIELGVNRSTVVAAYEELAAAGVVIRKKGSGTQVSSDIWGIAHKRIPNWGRYVEYGSFLPNLPLVQKIRNETQEHDIINLSSGELSPELFPATEFQSILAEMPFEAPLGYDHPQGNLELRKTITSHIKETKQIDTEPLSILITSGAQQALHLVIQCLLKPGDAVAIEDPSYCYSLPIFQSAGLKTFLLPVDDNGMNPEDIRSLHKKHRIKMVFTNPTYHNPTGTVMSLTRRKQLLELSSELGLPIIEDDPYSLTSFDGTFIPTLKSMDTNGTVLYISSLSKIVASGLRIGWIIGPKRVIERLADAKQQVDFGHSIFPQWIAHHFLQSSQFHQHITSLQWELKKRRDAIVASLRYTLGNRVSYHAPKGGIHLWCRLNEDVTPTRLLEESLTKGLAFLPGSVMGTQKNYVRFTFGRGENSEIEKGIARFADALHSISES
- a CDS encoding STAS domain-containing protein; this translates as MIDYITEKRGLFQQMLLKEAVNVAEVINDILKQGNIDLLKNAEKLVVYILENKDADIVSFGKQEGVLWAKHSLTLAFKLEWVQAIRRTLWTLIYEYQTKVSFPSIREDFFELEKKINNNIDQFLNTFFLNYSYFKDELIHSQRKSVEHLSVPVIPISPAVAILPLIGTIDSCRMETIEEKVLTDIAKVRINTLIMDLSGIIDMDMDVIHLFDKVLDGIDMMGCKAVITGLRPELVKKMIHLGINFNDKAIKKGTLQQSVKEYLM